One region of Oncorhynchus mykiss isolate Arlee chromosome 8, USDA_OmykA_1.1, whole genome shotgun sequence genomic DNA includes:
- the LOC110529619 gene encoding headcase protein homolog isoform X2 — translation MPNQKSNKGKRNKRTNSSGDEQENGASAAATVGAPGVTTLLGATAAPLHEHTSETPCATPLVCSLARDIDLEKDDYQRVVCNSDSCPYGNWMHLQCFYEWESSILVQFNCIGRARSWNEKQCRQNMWTKKGYDLAFRFCSCRCGQGHLKKDTNWYQVKRMTDVKKKIPLEKSLGKLSSLTGAGGGACGGGLDLPDDPKRGKLHGGSKLAHRASQELPRRQSVDRQNSQERGHVGLFCASSLGPRSPSESPGQSPPLGFSFFSPPAFAGPRNSRHLGEFLKNAVHMDSHRKHMLASGMLGRGGHLDHTILPLPRLTLGDNPVQFLRRLDLTELLTHIPRHKLNTYHVRMEDDAQAGQGEDLRRYILSALSASHRNMVNCALCHRTLPVFEQFPLVDGTLFLSPARHDEIEYDVPCHLQGRLMHLYAICVDCLEGVHKIVCIKCKSRWDGSWHQLGTMYTYDILAATPCCQARLNCKHCGKPVIDVRVGMQYFSEYSNVQQCPHCGNLDYHFVKPFSSFKVLEAY, via the exons ATGCCCAACCAGAAAAGCAACAAGGGGAAGAGAAATAAACGCACTAATAGTAGTGGAGATGAGCAAGAAAATGGAGCCAGTGCTGCCGCAACAGTGGGAGCACCAGGGGTAACAACCTTATTGGGTGCTACAGCTGCACCGTTACACGAGCATACAAGTG AAACCCCCTGTGCCACCCCTCTTGTGTGCAGTCTAGCCAGAGACATTGACCTTGAGAAGGATGACTATCAACGTGTAGTGTGCAACAGTGATAGCTGCCCCTATGGCAACTGGATGCACTTGCAGTGCTTCTACGAGTGGGAGAGCAGCATCCTGGTCCAGTTCAACTGCATTGGAAGGGCCCGCAGCTGGAATGAGAAGCAGTGCCGGCAGAACATGTGGACTAAGAAGGGATACGACCTGGCCTTCCGCTTCTGCTCCTGCCGCTGTGGCCAGGGCCACCTTAAGAAAGACACAAACTGGTACCAGGTGAAGCGCATGACAGATGTAAAGAAGAAGATCCCTCTGGAGAAGAGCCTGGGGAAGTTGAGCAGCCTAACTGGAGCTGGAGGGGGTGCATGTGGAGGTGGGTTGGATCTGCCTGATGATCCTAAGAGGGGCAAGTTACATGGGGGCAGTAAACTGGCTCACAGAGCAAGTCAGGAGTTGCCTCGCCGACAGTCAGTGGATCGGCAGAACTCTCAAGAGAGGGGACACGTAGGGCTGTTCTGTGCAAGCAGCCTGGGGCCCCGCTCACCCTCTGAGTCCCCGGGCCAGTCCCCTCCGTTAggcttctccttcttctccccgCCCGCCTTCGCAGGGCCCCGCAACTCCCGGCACCTGGGGGAGTTCCTGAAGAATGCAGTGCACATGGATAGCCACCGGAAGCACATGCTGGCAAGCGGCATGCTGGGTCGCGGAGGCCACCTGGATCACACCATCTTACCTCTGCCCAGACTCACCCTGGGGGACAACCCAGTGCAGTTCCTGCGAAGGCTGGACCTCACAGAGCTGCTGACCCACATTCCCAGACACAAGCTGAACACCTACCACGTACGTATGGAGGATGATGCCCAGGCGGGCCAGGGAGAGGACCTGAGGAGGTACATCCTGTCGGCTCTGAGCGCCAGCCACAGGAACATGGTCAACTGTGCCCTGTGCCACCGCACCCTGCCTGTCTTTGAGCAGTTCCCCCTGGTGGACGGGACCCTGTTCCTGAGCCCCGCTAGACATGATGAGATTGAGTACGATGTGCCGTGCCACCTGCAAG GGAGGCTGATGCACCTGTATGCAATCTGTGTCGACTGTCTGGAGGGAGTCCACAAAATTGTCTGTATCAAGTGCAAGTCCAGGTGGGATGGGAGCTGGCACCAGTTGGGGACAATGTACACCTATGATATACTGGCTGCGACGCCATGTTGTCAG GCCCGTCTGAACTGCAAGCACTGTGGTAAGCCAGTCATAGATGTCAGGGTGGGGATGCAGTACTTCTCAGAGTACAGCAACGTGCAGCAGTGCCCCCACTGTGGGAACCTCGACTACCACTTTGTCAAGCCATTCTCCTCCTTCAAAGTCTTGGAAGCTTATTGA
- the LOC110529619 gene encoding headcase protein homolog isoform X1, translating into MPNQKSNKGKRNKRTNSSGDEQENGASAAATVGAPGVTTLLGATAAPLHEHTSAETPCATPLVCSLARDIDLEKDDYQRVVCNSDSCPYGNWMHLQCFYEWESSILVQFNCIGRARSWNEKQCRQNMWTKKGYDLAFRFCSCRCGQGHLKKDTNWYQVKRMTDVKKKIPLEKSLGKLSSLTGAGGGACGGGLDLPDDPKRGKLHGGSKLAHRASQELPRRQSVDRQNSQERGHVGLFCASSLGPRSPSESPGQSPPLGFSFFSPPAFAGPRNSRHLGEFLKNAVHMDSHRKHMLASGMLGRGGHLDHTILPLPRLTLGDNPVQFLRRLDLTELLTHIPRHKLNTYHVRMEDDAQAGQGEDLRRYILSALSASHRNMVNCALCHRTLPVFEQFPLVDGTLFLSPARHDEIEYDVPCHLQGRLMHLYAICVDCLEGVHKIVCIKCKSRWDGSWHQLGTMYTYDILAATPCCQARLNCKHCGKPVIDVRVGMQYFSEYSNVQQCPHCGNLDYHFVKPFSSFKVLEAY; encoded by the exons ATGCCCAACCAGAAAAGCAACAAGGGGAAGAGAAATAAACGCACTAATAGTAGTGGAGATGAGCAAGAAAATGGAGCCAGTGCTGCCGCAACAGTGGGAGCACCAGGGGTAACAACCTTATTGGGTGCTACAGCTGCACCGTTACACGAGCATACAAGTG CAGAAACCCCCTGTGCCACCCCTCTTGTGTGCAGTCTAGCCAGAGACATTGACCTTGAGAAGGATGACTATCAACGTGTAGTGTGCAACAGTGATAGCTGCCCCTATGGCAACTGGATGCACTTGCAGTGCTTCTACGAGTGGGAGAGCAGCATCCTGGTCCAGTTCAACTGCATTGGAAGGGCCCGCAGCTGGAATGAGAAGCAGTGCCGGCAGAACATGTGGACTAAGAAGGGATACGACCTGGCCTTCCGCTTCTGCTCCTGCCGCTGTGGCCAGGGCCACCTTAAGAAAGACACAAACTGGTACCAGGTGAAGCGCATGACAGATGTAAAGAAGAAGATCCCTCTGGAGAAGAGCCTGGGGAAGTTGAGCAGCCTAACTGGAGCTGGAGGGGGTGCATGTGGAGGTGGGTTGGATCTGCCTGATGATCCTAAGAGGGGCAAGTTACATGGGGGCAGTAAACTGGCTCACAGAGCAAGTCAGGAGTTGCCTCGCCGACAGTCAGTGGATCGGCAGAACTCTCAAGAGAGGGGACACGTAGGGCTGTTCTGTGCAAGCAGCCTGGGGCCCCGCTCACCCTCTGAGTCCCCGGGCCAGTCCCCTCCGTTAggcttctccttcttctccccgCCCGCCTTCGCAGGGCCCCGCAACTCCCGGCACCTGGGGGAGTTCCTGAAGAATGCAGTGCACATGGATAGCCACCGGAAGCACATGCTGGCAAGCGGCATGCTGGGTCGCGGAGGCCACCTGGATCACACCATCTTACCTCTGCCCAGACTCACCCTGGGGGACAACCCAGTGCAGTTCCTGCGAAGGCTGGACCTCACAGAGCTGCTGACCCACATTCCCAGACACAAGCTGAACACCTACCACGTACGTATGGAGGATGATGCCCAGGCGGGCCAGGGAGAGGACCTGAGGAGGTACATCCTGTCGGCTCTGAGCGCCAGCCACAGGAACATGGTCAACTGTGCCCTGTGCCACCGCACCCTGCCTGTCTTTGAGCAGTTCCCCCTGGTGGACGGGACCCTGTTCCTGAGCCCCGCTAGACATGATGAGATTGAGTACGATGTGCCGTGCCACCTGCAAG GGAGGCTGATGCACCTGTATGCAATCTGTGTCGACTGTCTGGAGGGAGTCCACAAAATTGTCTGTATCAAGTGCAAGTCCAGGTGGGATGGGAGCTGGCACCAGTTGGGGACAATGTACACCTATGATATACTGGCTGCGACGCCATGTTGTCAG GCCCGTCTGAACTGCAAGCACTGTGGTAAGCCAGTCATAGATGTCAGGGTGGGGATGCAGTACTTCTCAGAGTACAGCAACGTGCAGCAGTGCCCCCACTGTGGGAACCTCGACTACCACTTTGTCAAGCCATTCTCCTCCTTCAAAGTCTTGGAAGCTTATTGA
- the LOC110529619 gene encoding headcase protein homolog isoform X4: METPCATPLVCSLARDIDLEKDDYQRVVCNSDSCPYGNWMHLQCFYEWESSILVQFNCIGRARSWNEKQCRQNMWTKKGYDLAFRFCSCRCGQGHLKKDTNWYQVKRMTDVKKKIPLEKSLGKLSSLTGAGGGACGGGLDLPDDPKRGKLHGGSKLAHRASQELPRRQSVDRQNSQERGHVGLFCASSLGPRSPSESPGQSPPLGFSFFSPPAFAGPRNSRHLGEFLKNAVHMDSHRKHMLASGMLGRGGHLDHTILPLPRLTLGDNPVQFLRRLDLTELLTHIPRHKLNTYHVRMEDDAQAGQGEDLRRYILSALSASHRNMVNCALCHRTLPVFEQFPLVDGTLFLSPARHDEIEYDVPCHLQGRLMHLYAICVDCLEGVHKIVCIKCKSRWDGSWHQLGTMYTYDILAATPCCQARLNCKHCGKPVIDVRVGMQYFSEYSNVQQCPHCGNLDYHFVKPFSSFKVLEAY; encoded by the exons atgg AAACCCCCTGTGCCACCCCTCTTGTGTGCAGTCTAGCCAGAGACATTGACCTTGAGAAGGATGACTATCAACGTGTAGTGTGCAACAGTGATAGCTGCCCCTATGGCAACTGGATGCACTTGCAGTGCTTCTACGAGTGGGAGAGCAGCATCCTGGTCCAGTTCAACTGCATTGGAAGGGCCCGCAGCTGGAATGAGAAGCAGTGCCGGCAGAACATGTGGACTAAGAAGGGATACGACCTGGCCTTCCGCTTCTGCTCCTGCCGCTGTGGCCAGGGCCACCTTAAGAAAGACACAAACTGGTACCAGGTGAAGCGCATGACAGATGTAAAGAAGAAGATCCCTCTGGAGAAGAGCCTGGGGAAGTTGAGCAGCCTAACTGGAGCTGGAGGGGGTGCATGTGGAGGTGGGTTGGATCTGCCTGATGATCCTAAGAGGGGCAAGTTACATGGGGGCAGTAAACTGGCTCACAGAGCAAGTCAGGAGTTGCCTCGCCGACAGTCAGTGGATCGGCAGAACTCTCAAGAGAGGGGACACGTAGGGCTGTTCTGTGCAAGCAGCCTGGGGCCCCGCTCACCCTCTGAGTCCCCGGGCCAGTCCCCTCCGTTAggcttctccttcttctccccgCCCGCCTTCGCAGGGCCCCGCAACTCCCGGCACCTGGGGGAGTTCCTGAAGAATGCAGTGCACATGGATAGCCACCGGAAGCACATGCTGGCAAGCGGCATGCTGGGTCGCGGAGGCCACCTGGATCACACCATCTTACCTCTGCCCAGACTCACCCTGGGGGACAACCCAGTGCAGTTCCTGCGAAGGCTGGACCTCACAGAGCTGCTGACCCACATTCCCAGACACAAGCTGAACACCTACCACGTACGTATGGAGGATGATGCCCAGGCGGGCCAGGGAGAGGACCTGAGGAGGTACATCCTGTCGGCTCTGAGCGCCAGCCACAGGAACATGGTCAACTGTGCCCTGTGCCACCGCACCCTGCCTGTCTTTGAGCAGTTCCCCCTGGTGGACGGGACCCTGTTCCTGAGCCCCGCTAGACATGATGAGATTGAGTACGATGTGCCGTGCCACCTGCAAG GGAGGCTGATGCACCTGTATGCAATCTGTGTCGACTGTCTGGAGGGAGTCCACAAAATTGTCTGTATCAAGTGCAAGTCCAGGTGGGATGGGAGCTGGCACCAGTTGGGGACAATGTACACCTATGATATACTGGCTGCGACGCCATGTTGTCAG GCCCGTCTGAACTGCAAGCACTGTGGTAAGCCAGTCATAGATGTCAGGGTGGGGATGCAGTACTTCTCAGAGTACAGCAACGTGCAGCAGTGCCCCCACTGTGGGAACCTCGACTACCACTTTGTCAAGCCATTCTCCTCCTTCAAAGTCTTGGAAGCTTATTGA
- the LOC110529619 gene encoding headcase protein homolog isoform X3 yields the protein MAETPCATPLVCSLARDIDLEKDDYQRVVCNSDSCPYGNWMHLQCFYEWESSILVQFNCIGRARSWNEKQCRQNMWTKKGYDLAFRFCSCRCGQGHLKKDTNWYQVKRMTDVKKKIPLEKSLGKLSSLTGAGGGACGGGLDLPDDPKRGKLHGGSKLAHRASQELPRRQSVDRQNSQERGHVGLFCASSLGPRSPSESPGQSPPLGFSFFSPPAFAGPRNSRHLGEFLKNAVHMDSHRKHMLASGMLGRGGHLDHTILPLPRLTLGDNPVQFLRRLDLTELLTHIPRHKLNTYHVRMEDDAQAGQGEDLRRYILSALSASHRNMVNCALCHRTLPVFEQFPLVDGTLFLSPARHDEIEYDVPCHLQGRLMHLYAICVDCLEGVHKIVCIKCKSRWDGSWHQLGTMYTYDILAATPCCQARLNCKHCGKPVIDVRVGMQYFSEYSNVQQCPHCGNLDYHFVKPFSSFKVLEAY from the exons atgg CAGAAACCCCCTGTGCCACCCCTCTTGTGTGCAGTCTAGCCAGAGACATTGACCTTGAGAAGGATGACTATCAACGTGTAGTGTGCAACAGTGATAGCTGCCCCTATGGCAACTGGATGCACTTGCAGTGCTTCTACGAGTGGGAGAGCAGCATCCTGGTCCAGTTCAACTGCATTGGAAGGGCCCGCAGCTGGAATGAGAAGCAGTGCCGGCAGAACATGTGGACTAAGAAGGGATACGACCTGGCCTTCCGCTTCTGCTCCTGCCGCTGTGGCCAGGGCCACCTTAAGAAAGACACAAACTGGTACCAGGTGAAGCGCATGACAGATGTAAAGAAGAAGATCCCTCTGGAGAAGAGCCTGGGGAAGTTGAGCAGCCTAACTGGAGCTGGAGGGGGTGCATGTGGAGGTGGGTTGGATCTGCCTGATGATCCTAAGAGGGGCAAGTTACATGGGGGCAGTAAACTGGCTCACAGAGCAAGTCAGGAGTTGCCTCGCCGACAGTCAGTGGATCGGCAGAACTCTCAAGAGAGGGGACACGTAGGGCTGTTCTGTGCAAGCAGCCTGGGGCCCCGCTCACCCTCTGAGTCCCCGGGCCAGTCCCCTCCGTTAggcttctccttcttctccccgCCCGCCTTCGCAGGGCCCCGCAACTCCCGGCACCTGGGGGAGTTCCTGAAGAATGCAGTGCACATGGATAGCCACCGGAAGCACATGCTGGCAAGCGGCATGCTGGGTCGCGGAGGCCACCTGGATCACACCATCTTACCTCTGCCCAGACTCACCCTGGGGGACAACCCAGTGCAGTTCCTGCGAAGGCTGGACCTCACAGAGCTGCTGACCCACATTCCCAGACACAAGCTGAACACCTACCACGTACGTATGGAGGATGATGCCCAGGCGGGCCAGGGAGAGGACCTGAGGAGGTACATCCTGTCGGCTCTGAGCGCCAGCCACAGGAACATGGTCAACTGTGCCCTGTGCCACCGCACCCTGCCTGTCTTTGAGCAGTTCCCCCTGGTGGACGGGACCCTGTTCCTGAGCCCCGCTAGACATGATGAGATTGAGTACGATGTGCCGTGCCACCTGCAAG GGAGGCTGATGCACCTGTATGCAATCTGTGTCGACTGTCTGGAGGGAGTCCACAAAATTGTCTGTATCAAGTGCAAGTCCAGGTGGGATGGGAGCTGGCACCAGTTGGGGACAATGTACACCTATGATATACTGGCTGCGACGCCATGTTGTCAG GCCCGTCTGAACTGCAAGCACTGTGGTAAGCCAGTCATAGATGTCAGGGTGGGGATGCAGTACTTCTCAGAGTACAGCAACGTGCAGCAGTGCCCCCACTGTGGGAACCTCGACTACCACTTTGTCAAGCCATTCTCCTCCTTCAAAGTCTTGGAAGCTTATTGA